The nucleotide window TTGGGCAGACCCGCCGGACCGGTACCCGCGCCGCACGCAAAGATGGCGCCAATAAACGAAAAACGCCCTTCCGCACCTGACCCGACTTCCTTTCCAGGGGGACCTCATGTCCGAAGCCGTTCATCCCGTAGACGAAATATTGCCAGCTCCGAAACTCGCGATTCTCGGCCTCCAGCATGTGCTGGTGATGTATGCCGGTGCAGTGGCGGTGCCGCTCATCATCGGCCGCGCGCTGAAGCTGCCGCCCCAGGATGTAGCCTTCCTCATCAGCGCGGACCTGTTTGCCTGCGGTCTCGCGACGCTGGCCCAGTGCCTTGGCTTCCTCGGCGTCGGCATCCGCCTGCCGGTGATGATGGGCGTCACCTTCGCCTCGGTCGGCCCCATGCTCTCGATGGCTGCGAGCCCGGAGATCGGCCTGTTGGGCATCTACGGCTCGGTGATCGCGGCGGGCATCTTCGGCATCATCGTCGCGCCTTTCGTCTCGCGGCTGTTGCCCCTGTTCCCGCCGGTGGTGACCGGCACCATCATCCTCATCATCGGCATCTCGCTCATGCGGGTGGGCATCAACTGGGCCGGCGGTGGCATCCCGTTCCTGACCCAGACCATCGACGGCAAGGTGGTGCAGGTGGCCAATCCCAATTACGGCCAGCTTCAGGGTCTCGGCATTTCCCTGTTCGTGATGCTGGTCGTCCTCGGCCTCATCAAGTGGGGCAAGGGTTTCCTTGCCAACGTGGCGGTGCTGCTCGGCATCATCGCCGGCGCGGTGCTGGCGACCTTCCTCGGCATCATGCATTTCGAGAAGGTGGCCGCGGCGTCCTGGTTCGACGTGATCCTGCCGTTCCACTTTGGCATGCCCACGTTCCACATCGTCCCCATCATCACCATGTGCATCGTGATGGTCGTGGTGATGATCGAATCGGTGGGCATGTTCCTCGCCCTCTCGGACATCACCGGCAAGCCCGTGGACCAGAAGGCGCTCACCAAGGGCCTGCGCGCCGACGGCGTGGGCACCCTTCTCGGCGGCGTTTTCAACACCTTCCCCTACACCTCCTTCTCGCAGAACGTGGGCCTTGTCGGCGTCACCGGCGTGCGCTCGCGCTGGGTGACGGTGGTGGGCGGCCTGATCATGCTCGGCCTCGGCCTGCTGCCGAAGATGGCGGCGCTGGTGGAGGCGGTGCCCCAGGTGGTGCTGGGTGGCGCGGGCCTCGTCATGTTCGGCATGGTGGCGGCCACCGGTGCGCGCATCCTCACCGGCGTCGACTTCAAGACCAACCGCTTCAACCTGTTCATCGTCGCGGTGTCGGTGGGCTTCGGCATGATCCCGCTGGTCTCGCCCAACTTCTTCAAGAACCTGCCGCACGAGCTGCATCCGCTGCTGGAGAGCGGGATCCTGCTCTGCGCCATTGTCGCCGTGCTGCTCAACGTCTTCTTCAATGGCGTGAAGAAGACCTCCACCGAGGAGATCGTCGCGGCGGCCAAGCAGGCCGAGGCCCACTGACGTGGGCCGGGGGCGGGGAAAGGGGAGCGGTGCAAGGATGAACGCGGCCAATCAGGGCTTGGCTTTGCGCTCAGGCGGACAGCCGCTCCCCGATCTTCCCCAGCTCCTGGGCGATGTAGCGGCGGCCCTGGTCCACCAGCATGTCGGCGAAGGCCTTCACCTTCAACGGCACCAGCTGGCGGGCCGGG belongs to Xanthobacter autotrophicus Py2 and includes:
- a CDS encoding uracil-xanthine permease (TIGRFAM: uracil-xanthine permease~PFAM: Xanthine/uracil/vitamin C permease~KEGG: bja:blr6162 putative purine permease): MSEAVHPVDEILPAPKLAILGLQHVLVMYAGAVAVPLIIGRALKLPPQDVAFLISADLFACGLATLAQCLGFLGVGIRLPVMMGVTFASVGPMLSMAASPEIGLLGIYGSVIAAGIFGIIVAPFVSRLLPLFPPVVTGTIILIIGISLMRVGINWAGGGIPFLTQTIDGKVVQVANPNYGQLQGLGISLFVMLVVLGLIKWGKGFLANVAVLLGIIAGAVLATFLGIMHFEKVAAASWFDVILPFHFGMPTFHIVPIITMCIVMVVVMIESVGMFLALSDITGKPVDQKALTKGLRADGVGTLLGGVFNTFPYTSFSQNVGLVGVTGVRSRWVTVVGGLIMLGLGLLPKMAALVEAVPQVVLGGAGLVMFGMVAATGARILTGVDFKTNRFNLFIVAVSVGFGMIPLVSPNFFKNLPHELHPLLESGILLCAIVAVLLNVFFNGVKKTSTEEIVAAAKQAEAH